A section of the Bradyrhizobium oligotrophicum S58 genome encodes:
- the paaE gene encoding 1,2-phenylacetyl-CoA epoxidase subunit PaaE, producing the protein MSTPPRFHRLAVRDLRREAPDAVSLTFVIPNELAADYRFAPGQYLTLKTTLGGEEIRRSYSICSGPDDNEIRIAVKRVDGGAFSSFVTDELKRGDEVDVMTPTGRFGVALDPAAARTHVGFAAGSGITPILSIVKAVLAREPDSRFFLFYGNRTTAGMLFREQLEELKDRFLDRFSVFHVISGEEQDLPILHGRLDGGKVRLLLRSLVPAESVDHVFICGPTGMSEDIEATCRALGIADERVHVERFVSGAGGTPRPKAIVPDSAPPKAIAALIIDGKRREVPVAEDEAILDAALRAGVDLPFACKGGMCSTCRAKLVEGKAEMELNYSLEPWELQAGFVLTCQAKPVTERVVVDYDHM; encoded by the coding sequence ATGTCGACACCACCACGTTTTCACCGTCTCGCCGTCCGTGACCTGCGCCGCGAGGCGCCGGACGCGGTGTCGCTGACCTTTGTCATTCCGAACGAGCTGGCGGCGGACTATCGGTTCGCGCCAGGGCAATATCTCACGCTGAAGACGACGCTCGGCGGCGAGGAGATCAGGCGCTCCTATTCGATCTGCTCCGGCCCTGACGACAACGAGATCCGCATCGCCGTGAAGCGCGTCGATGGCGGCGCGTTCTCCAGCTTCGTCACCGACGAATTGAAGCGCGGCGACGAGGTCGATGTGATGACGCCGACGGGACGTTTCGGCGTGGCGCTCGATCCAGCGGCTGCGCGGACGCACGTTGGCTTTGCCGCCGGCTCGGGGATCACGCCGATCCTGTCGATCGTGAAGGCGGTGCTCGCGCGCGAGCCCGACAGCCGCTTCTTCCTGTTCTACGGCAACCGCACCACGGCCGGCATGCTGTTCCGCGAGCAACTCGAGGAACTGAAGGATCGCTTCCTCGATCGCTTCTCGGTGTTTCATGTCATCTCCGGCGAGGAGCAGGATCTGCCGATCCTGCACGGCCGCCTCGACGGCGGGAAGGTGCGCCTGCTGCTGCGCTCGCTGGTGCCGGCCGAAAGCGTCGATCACGTCTTCATCTGCGGCCCCACGGGCATGAGCGAGGACATCGAAGCCACGTGTCGCGCGCTCGGCATCGCCGATGAGCGTGTCCATGTCGAGCGCTTCGTCTCCGGTGCCGGCGGCACCCCGCGGCCCAAGGCCATCGTGCCGGATTCGGCACCGCCAAAGGCGATCGCCGCGCTCATCATCGACGGCAAGCGCCGCGAGGTGCCGGTCGCCGAAGACGAGGCCATCCTCGACGCCGCGCTCCGCGCCGGCGTCGACCTGCCATTCGCCTGCAAAGGCGGCATGTGCTCCACCTGCCGGGCCAAGCTGGTCGAGGGCAAGGCCGAGATGGAGCTGAACTACTCGCTGGAGCCGTGGGAGCTGCAGGCCGGCTTCGTGCTGACGTGCCAGGCCAAGCCGGTGACGGAGCGCGTGGTGGTGGACTACGACCATATGTGA
- the paaD gene encoding 1,2-phenylacetyl-CoA epoxidase subunit PaaD translates to MVVADTSPAELRQRAWEAAAAVADPEIPVLTIDDLGVLREVEVVGDRVEVAITPTYSGCPAMNMIALEIELALERAGFAGSRVRTVLSPAWTTDWMSEEGRRKLREYGIAPPQPAGGRRALFGVAEVACPQCGSVDTEQLAEFGSTACKSLWRCRSCREPFDYFKCH, encoded by the coding sequence ATGGTAGTCGCGGACACCAGCCCTGCAGAGTTGCGCCAACGCGCGTGGGAGGCGGCCGCAGCGGTGGCCGATCCGGAAATCCCGGTGCTGACGATCGACGATCTCGGCGTGCTGCGCGAGGTGGAGGTGGTGGGCGACCGTGTCGAGGTCGCGATCACGCCGACCTATTCCGGCTGTCCGGCGATGAACATGATTGCATTGGAGATCGAGCTTGCGCTGGAGCGTGCGGGGTTTGCCGGCAGCCGCGTGCGCACCGTGCTGTCGCCGGCCTGGACCACGGACTGGATGAGCGAGGAGGGGCGGCGCAAGCTGCGGGAGTACGGCATCGCCCCGCCGCAACCTGCAGGCGGCCGCCGCGCGCTGTTCGGCGTCGCCGAGGTCGCGTGTCCGCAATGCGGCTCCGTCGACACCGAGCAACTCGCCGAGTTCGGCTCGACCGCATGCAAGTCGTTGTGGCGCTGCAGATCGTGCCGCGAACCGTTCGATTATTTCAAGTGCCACTGA
- the paaC gene encoding 1,2-phenylacetyl-CoA epoxidase subunit PaaC, which yields MTAPSITVSETPLVLYTLRRADDALILGHRLSEWCGHAPMLEEDMALSNMALDLIGQARELYGYAAKIEGRGHDEDKLAYLRDVRQYRNLLLVERPNGDFAHTMVRQLFYAAFADLYWRGMMGSTDATLAAIAAKSEKECAYHLRHASEWVIRLGDGTEESHARAQAAIDDLWAFTGEMFGVDDSERELIESGVAIDPTMLLPEWLSLASRVAREATLVLPENDWMQQGGRDGRHSEHLGHLLSELQYMQRSFPGATW from the coding sequence ATGACTGCTCCTTCGATCACGGTCTCCGAAACGCCGCTGGTGTTGTACACGTTGCGCCGCGCCGACGATGCGCTGATCCTCGGCCATCGGCTGTCGGAATGGTGTGGCCATGCGCCCATGCTCGAAGAGGACATGGCGCTGTCCAACATGGCGCTCGACCTGATCGGCCAGGCGCGGGAGCTGTATGGTTACGCCGCCAAGATCGAGGGCCGCGGCCATGACGAGGACAAGCTCGCTTACCTCCGTGATGTCAGGCAGTACCGCAATCTGCTGCTGGTCGAGCGCCCCAATGGCGACTTCGCGCACACGATGGTGCGGCAGCTGTTCTATGCGGCGTTTGCCGATCTCTATTGGCGCGGCATGATGGGATCGACCGATGCGACCCTGGCGGCGATCGCGGCCAAGTCGGAGAAGGAATGCGCCTATCACCTGCGTCATGCCAGCGAATGGGTGATCCGGCTCGGCGACGGCACCGAGGAGAGCCACGCCCGCGCGCAAGCCGCGATCGATGACCTCTGGGCCTTTACCGGCGAGATGTTCGGTGTCGACGACAGTGAGCGTGAGCTCATCGAGTCCGGCGTCGCGATCGATCCGACGATGCTGCTGCCGGAATGGCTGTCGCTCGCGTCGCGTGTCGCCCGCGAGGCGACGTTGGTGCTGCCGGAGAACGACTGGATGCAGCAGGGCGGCCGCGACGGCCGCCACAGCGAGCATCTCGGCCATCTCCTGAGTGAGCTGCAATACATGCAGCGCAGCTTCCCCGGTGCGACATGGTAG
- the paaB gene encoding 1,2-phenylacetyl-CoA epoxidase subunit PaaB yields MATPNTPLWEVFIRSRNGLAHKHCGSLHAPDATMALQAARDLYTRRGEGLSIWVVPSSAITASDPADRGMMFEPAESKIYRHPTFYEVPEEVGHM; encoded by the coding sequence ATGGCGACGCCGAACACGCCGTTGTGGGAAGTCTTCATCCGCAGCCGCAACGGGCTCGCGCACAAGCATTGCGGCTCGCTGCATGCGCCCGACGCGACCATGGCGCTGCAGGCCGCGCGCGACCTCTACACCCGCCGCGGCGAGGGCCTGTCGATCTGGGTGGTGCCGTCGAGCGCCATCACCGCGTCCGATCCCGCCGACAGGGGCATGATGTTCGAGCCGGCGGAATCCAAGATCTACCGTCACCCGACGTTCTACGAGGTCCCCGAGGAAGTCGGGCATATGTGA
- the paaA gene encoding 1,2-phenylacetyl-CoA epoxidase subunit PaaA → MYTQALNSPEEGTLVEDAARAQRFQARIDAEERIEPNDWMPSAYRKTLVRQISQHAHSEIVGMLPEGNWITRAPSLRRKAALLAKVQDECGHGLYLYAAAETLGASREELVDAMLAGKAKYSSIFNYPTLTWADIGVIGWLVDGAAIMNQIPLCRCSYGPYARAMIRVCKEESFHQRQGYEIMLTLCHGSAEQKAMAQEALNRWWWPVLMMFGPPDQASQHSDTSTKWKIKRFSNDELRQKFIDATVPQAQYLGLIIPDPRMKQDEQGHWVHGPIDWSEFKQVLAGNGPCNRDRLAARRKAHADGAWVREAAAAYAEKRARRQMAQAAE, encoded by the coding sequence ATGTACACGCAGGCGCTTAATTCGCCCGAGGAGGGCACCCTCGTCGAGGACGCCGCGCGCGCCCAACGATTCCAGGCGCGCATCGATGCCGAGGAGCGCATCGAGCCCAACGACTGGATGCCGTCGGCCTATCGCAAGACGCTGGTCCGGCAGATTTCCCAGCACGCCCATTCCGAGATCGTCGGCATGCTGCCCGAGGGCAACTGGATCACGCGTGCGCCGAGCCTGCGCCGCAAGGCGGCGCTGCTCGCCAAGGTCCAGGACGAATGTGGCCACGGATTGTATCTCTACGCCGCCGCCGAGACTCTCGGCGCCTCGCGCGAGGAGTTGGTCGATGCGATGCTGGCCGGCAAGGCGAAGTATTCCTCGATCTTCAACTACCCGACTTTGACGTGGGCAGACATCGGCGTGATCGGCTGGCTGGTCGACGGCGCCGCGATCATGAACCAGATCCCGCTGTGCCGTTGCTCCTATGGTCCCTATGCGCGTGCGATGATCCGCGTCTGCAAGGAAGAGTCGTTCCACCAGCGCCAGGGCTACGAGATCATGCTGACCTTGTGCCACGGCTCGGCCGAGCAGAAGGCGATGGCGCAAGAGGCGCTGAACCGGTGGTGGTGGCCGGTGCTGATGATGTTCGGCCCGCCCGACCAGGCGAGCCAGCACAGCGACACCTCGACCAAGTGGAAGATCAAGCGCTTCTCGAACGACGAGCTGCGCCAGAAGTTCATCGATGCCACCGTACCGCAGGCGCAGTATCTCGGCCTCATCATTCCTGATCCCCGGATGAAGCAGGACGAGCAGGGGCACTGGGTGCACGGTCCGATCGACTGGAGCGAGTTCAAGCAGGTGTTGGCCGGCAACGGCCCGTGCAACCGCGATCGGCTGGCGGCGCGCCGCAAGGCGCATGCCGATGGCGCCTGGGTGCGCGAGGCTGCGGCGGCCTATGCCGAGAAGCGCGCGCGGCGCCAGATGGCGCAGGCCGCCGAATAG
- the paaX gene encoding phenylacetic acid degradation operon negative regulatory protein PaaX, with product MPQPLSRIVDQLKSEPSRTGSLIITVFGDAIVPRGGSVWLGTLLAFFEGLAIDGSVVRTAMSRLTAEGWFERTKSGRNSFYRLTRRGEQTFAGATRHIYDSPPAEWNGSFELLLIGSAEDREQARTVLRDAGFGSPLPGVFVAPSSIAVPDAVEGAIRLQASAGSEMARRLVAESWALERTADAYRKFSASFAPLEASIGRGEALSDAQAFTARILLIHHYRRIVLRDPLLPAELLPRDWPGQQARILCGAIYRLLLPGSERWLDAHATNEEGPLPAAGAALLRRFADAHEAP from the coding sequence ATGCCGCAGCCACTGTCCCGCATCGTCGACCAGCTCAAGAGCGAGCCATCGCGCACCGGGTCGCTGATCATCACGGTGTTCGGCGACGCCATCGTGCCGCGCGGCGGCAGCGTCTGGCTGGGCACCTTGCTCGCCTTCTTCGAAGGGCTCGCGATCGACGGCAGCGTCGTGCGCACGGCAATGTCGCGGCTGACGGCGGAGGGCTGGTTCGAGCGGACCAAGAGCGGCCGCAACAGCTTCTACCGCCTGACCCGGCGCGGCGAGCAGACCTTTGCCGGCGCCACCCGCCACATCTACGATTCGCCGCCGGCTGAATGGAACGGCAGCTTCGAGCTGCTGCTGATCGGCAGCGCCGAAGATCGCGAGCAGGCGCGGACCGTGTTGCGCGACGCCGGCTTCGGCAGCCCGCTGCCCGGCGTGTTCGTGGCGCCCTCGAGCATTGCCGTGCCGGACGCGGTGGAGGGAGCAATCCGCCTGCAGGCGTCAGCCGGTTCCGAGATGGCGCGGCGGCTGGTCGCCGAGAGCTGGGCGCTGGAACGCACGGCCGACGCCTATCGCAAGTTCAGCGCCTCCTTTGCGCCGCTCGAGGCCAGCATCGGACGCGGCGAGGCGCTGTCCGACGCCCAGGCCTTCACCGCCCGGATCCTGCTCATCCATCACTATCGCCGGATCGTGTTGCGCGATCCGCTGCTGCCGGCCGAGCTGTTGCCGCGGGATTGGCCGGGGCAGCAGGCGCGCATTCTATGCGGCGCGATCTACCGGCTGTTGCTGCCCGGTTCCGAGCGCTGGCTCGATGCCCACGCGACCAATGAGGAAGGGCCCTTGCCGGCAGCTGGGGCGGCGCTGCTGCGGCGGTTCGCCGACGCGCATGAGGCGCCTTGA
- a CDS encoding phasin, with product MTTETNTVFDTVKDAFAPVTDAFKNLPTMEVPESAREFVKKTASTAKERAAEALAGSEKVTSAIETAVFDGVTEAGKISRNFQQALYQDTEAFFDGIDRLASAKSISEAVQIQGELARARGEALVARAKSTSEYVSKLVTEGAKVAQENLAKAYNKTA from the coding sequence ATGACCACCGAGACCAACACCGTGTTCGACACCGTCAAGGATGCCTTTGCGCCGGTGACCGACGCGTTCAAGAATCTGCCGACGATGGAAGTTCCGGAGTCCGCGCGGGAGTTCGTCAAGAAGACCGCGTCCACTGCCAAGGAACGCGCCGCGGAGGCCCTCGCAGGCTCCGAGAAGGTGACCTCGGCGATCGAGACCGCCGTGTTCGACGGCGTGACCGAAGCCGGCAAGATCAGCCGCAACTTCCAGCAGGCGCTCTATCAGGATACCGAAGCGTTCTTCGACGGCATCGACAGACTGGCGTCCGCCAAGTCGATCAGCGAAGCGGTTCAGATCCAGGGTGAGCTGGCCCGTGCCCGCGGCGAGGCGCTCGTCGCCCGCGCCAAGTCGACCAGCGAGTATGTCAGCAAGCTCGTCACCGAGGGTGCCAAGGTCGCCCAGGAGAACCTGGCCAAGGCCTACAACAAGACCGCCTGA
- a CDS encoding alpha/beta fold hydrolase → MTATAHQLPQIARANGIDICYEIFGDPTAPPLLLIMGLGAQMVIWDDEFCERLAARGFRVIRFDNRDIGQSSKLHGGRRLTPFELLKLRFFQIPVAAPYRLLDMAKDTVGLMDALDIKSAHLVGASMGGMIAQEIALSFPHRVHSLTSIMSTTGNPRIPPPTREVAMLLMAPPPKTRDEYIKRFQKTWKALRVGSFPEDEARDVALAERCFARGLNPAGVGRQLRAILASGSRKPRLHLVTAPTLVIHGKVDPLVHPTAGKDTAESIPNAKLLMIDGMGHAIPIPTWPQIIDAIAEHAHGANAQAA, encoded by the coding sequence GTGACTGCAACCGCCCATCAGTTGCCGCAGATCGCGCGCGCGAACGGTATCGACATCTGCTATGAAATCTTCGGCGATCCCACCGCGCCCCCTCTCCTGCTGATCATGGGCCTGGGCGCGCAGATGGTCATCTGGGACGACGAGTTCTGCGAGCGATTGGCGGCGCGCGGCTTCCGCGTCATCCGCTTCGACAATCGCGACATCGGCCAGTCGAGCAAGCTGCATGGTGGCCGCCGGCTGACGCCGTTCGAGCTGCTCAAGCTGCGCTTCTTCCAAATTCCCGTCGCGGCACCCTACAGGCTGCTGGACATGGCCAAGGACACGGTCGGCCTGATGGATGCGCTCGACATCAAGTCGGCGCATCTGGTCGGCGCTTCGATGGGCGGCATGATCGCGCAGGAGATCGCGCTCTCGTTTCCGCACCGTGTGCATTCGCTCACCTCGATCATGTCGACCACCGGCAATCCGCGCATTCCGCCGCCGACGCGCGAGGTCGCGATGCTGCTGATGGCGCCGCCGCCGAAGACCAGGGACGAGTACATCAAGCGCTTCCAGAAGACCTGGAAAGCCCTGCGCGTCGGCTCCTTCCCGGAGGACGAGGCCCGCGACGTGGCCCTTGCCGAGCGCTGTTTTGCGCGCGGGCTCAACCCCGCGGGAGTCGGCCGCCAGTTGCGGGCGATCCTGGCCTCGGGCAGCCGCAAGCCGCGGCTGCATCTGGTGACGGCGCCCACGCTGGTGATCCACGGCAAGGTCGACCCGCTGGTCCATCCCACGGCCGGCAAGGACACCGCCGAGTCGATTCCGAATGCCAAGCTCCTGATGATCGACGGCATGGGCCACGCCATCCCGATCCCGACCTGGCCGCAGATCATCGACGCGATCGCCGAGCACGCACATGGCGCGAATGCGCAGGCAGCTTAG
- a CDS encoding alpha/beta fold hydrolase yields the protein MSAMNMPPLQFATTNGIRMGYYEAGPATDQPPMILCHGWPELAFSWRHQIKALADAGIRVIAPDQRGYGATDRPEPVEAYDLEHLTADLVGLLDHLRIDKAIFVGHDWGGFVVWQMPLRYPQRVAGVVGINTPHLPRAPADPIAIMRKRFGDMMYIVQFQNPAREPDRIFAARVEQTFDAFMRKPLPRTDAPPPEPPVAGIAASSSLNLAFPQMIAAYDAAKDARQRILSDEEKRVFVETFTRTGFTGGINWYRNMTRNWQRAENLDHTVRVPSLMIMAENDAVLPPSAADGMEKLIPDLEKYLVRDSGHWTQQEQPEEVSAKLIEWRRRRFG from the coding sequence ATGAGCGCGATGAACATGCCGCCGCTGCAGTTCGCGACGACCAACGGCATTCGCATGGGCTACTACGAGGCCGGCCCTGCGACCGACCAGCCGCCGATGATCCTCTGTCACGGCTGGCCCGAGCTGGCGTTCTCATGGCGGCATCAGATCAAGGCGCTGGCCGACGCCGGCATCCGCGTCATCGCGCCCGACCAGCGCGGCTATGGTGCCACCGACCGGCCGGAGCCGGTCGAGGCCTATGACCTCGAACATCTCACGGCCGATCTCGTCGGGCTGCTCGATCATCTCAGAATCGACAAGGCGATCTTCGTCGGTCACGACTGGGGCGGCTTCGTCGTCTGGCAGATGCCGCTGCGCTATCCGCAGCGCGTTGCCGGCGTGGTCGGTATCAACACGCCGCACCTGCCGCGTGCACCGGCCGATCCGATCGCGATCATGCGCAAGCGCTTCGGCGACATGATGTACATCGTGCAGTTCCAGAATCCCGCGCGCGAGCCGGATCGCATCTTCGCTGCCCGCGTCGAGCAGACCTTCGACGCGTTCATGCGCAAGCCGTTGCCGCGCACCGATGCGCCGCCCCCGGAGCCTCCCGTTGCAGGCATCGCGGCATCGAGCTCGCTCAACCTTGCCTTCCCGCAGATGATCGCAGCCTACGACGCCGCGAAGGATGCACGGCAGCGGATCCTGTCGGACGAGGAGAAGCGGGTGTTCGTCGAGACGTTCACGCGCACCGGCTTTACCGGCGGCATCAACTGGTACCGCAACATGACGCGCAACTGGCAGCGTGCGGAGAATCTCGATCATACCGTGCGCGTGCCGTCGCTGATGATCATGGCGGAGAACGACGCCGTGCTGCCGCCCTCAGCCGCGGACGGCATGGAGAAGCTGATACCGGATCTCGAGAAATATCTCGTCCGCGACAGCGGCCACTGGACGCAGCAGGAGCAGCCTGAAGAGGTCAGCGCCAAGCTGATCGAGTGGCGGCGAAGAAGGTTCGGTTGA
- a CDS encoding DUF6489 family protein, giving the protein MKVNIEIDCTPLEARQFFGLPDVGPMQSAVMDRLQHQMTSNIDKLTPEAIMQSWFTFDPRLAERFQDMMLTMTGLGGSRSSDKKSA; this is encoded by the coding sequence ATGAAAGTCAATATCGAGATCGATTGCACCCCGCTCGAGGCGCGGCAGTTCTTCGGACTTCCCGACGTCGGTCCGATGCAGTCCGCGGTCATGGACCGGCTGCAGCATCAGATGACCAGCAACATCGACAAGCTGACCCCCGAAGCCATCATGCAGAGCTGGTTCACCTTCGATCCCCGCTTGGCCGAGCGGTTCCAGGACATGATGCTGACGATGACCGGGCTCGGCGGCAGTCGTTCCAGCGACAAGAAGTCGGCCTGA
- a CDS encoding ABC transporter substrate-binding protein, producing MSGRKSLLIAGVIAFGLAALPASAQSLRYANQGTLKSLDPYTFKESTTIAHHAHVYEGLTARDKDLKIIPALAESWETPEPTRWRFHLRKGVKFHNGEPFTADDVIFSADRVRATGSNFLSNVPPDAKFVKVDDYTVDVKLDAPNPILISQWDTWYIMSKKWCEDNNSVAPTPVSATTPSYAALHENGTGPFIIESHQPGVKTVFKPFAGWWKKPEHNLKEIVFTTISSDATRVAALLSGEVDIIEPVPVQDIGRVDSSPNAQVLKGPELRTIFLGMDESRDELLYSNVKGKNPFKDVRVREAFYKAVDVELIKTRVMRGLSTPSALMIAPELFSLSKEFTRPKYDPDAAKKLLTEAGYPDGFEVGMDCPNDRYVNDAAICQAVVGMLARIGVKVNLNAQPKAQYFAKVLKPGGYNTSFFLLGWTPSSMDSHNVLHDIMGCRDDAKDPTRGEANLGNYCNKEFDALTDKVLVETDTAKRNQLIKQAFEIGIKDYGYIPLHQQAVAWGVSKKVKIPLRADNEVMLFLATKSE from the coding sequence ATGTCGGGACGCAAATCCCTGCTCATCGCAGGCGTCATCGCCTTTGGCCTCGCGGCGCTGCCGGCCTCGGCCCAGAGCCTGCGCTATGCCAACCAGGGCACCCTGAAGTCGCTCGATCCTTATACGTTCAAGGAATCGACCACGATTGCGCACCACGCCCATGTCTATGAAGGGCTGACCGCGCGCGACAAGGATCTGAAGATCATCCCCGCGCTGGCCGAGAGCTGGGAAACGCCCGAGCCGACCCGCTGGCGCTTTCACCTGCGCAAGGGCGTCAAGTTCCACAATGGCGAACCCTTCACCGCCGACGACGTGATCTTCTCCGCCGACCGTGTCCGCGCCACCGGCTCCAACTTCCTCTCCAACGTTCCGCCGGACGCAAAATTCGTCAAGGTCGACGACTACACCGTCGACGTGAAGCTCGATGCTCCCAATCCCATCCTGATCTCGCAGTGGGATACGTGGTACATCATGAGCAAGAAGTGGTGCGAGGACAACAACTCGGTCGCGCCGACGCCGGTCTCGGCAACCACCCCGAGCTACGCCGCGCTGCATGAGAACGGCACCGGCCCCTTCATCATCGAGAGCCATCAGCCCGGCGTGAAGACGGTGTTCAAGCCGTTCGCAGGCTGGTGGAAGAAGCCCGAGCACAATCTCAAGGAGATCGTGTTCACCACCATCTCCTCCGACGCCACGCGCGTGGCGGCGCTGCTGTCCGGCGAGGTCGACATCATCGAGCCGGTGCCGGTGCAGGACATCGGCCGCGTCGATTCCAGCCCGAACGCGCAGGTCCTGAAAGGACCCGAGCTGCGCACGATCTTCCTCGGCATGGACGAGTCGCGCGACGAACTGCTCTACTCGAACGTGAAGGGCAAGAACCCGTTCAAGGACGTGCGCGTCCGCGAAGCCTTCTACAAGGCTGTTGACGTCGAGCTGATCAAGACCCGCGTCATGCGCGGCCTGTCGACGCCGTCGGCGCTGATGATCGCGCCGGAGCTGTTCTCGCTCTCGAAGGAGTTCACGCGGCCGAAATACGATCCGGACGCCGCCAAGAAGCTCCTGACCGAGGCCGGCTATCCCGACGGATTCGAGGTCGGGATGGACTGCCCGAACGATCGCTACGTCAACGACGCCGCGATCTGCCAGGCCGTGGTCGGCATGCTCGCCCGCATCGGCGTCAAGGTGAACCTGAACGCGCAGCCCAAGGCGCAGTATTTCGCCAAGGTGCTGAAGCCCGGCGGCTACAACACCTCGTTCTTCCTGCTCGGCTGGACGCCGTCCTCGATGGACTCCCACAACGTGCTGCACGACATCATGGGCTGCCGTGACGACGCCAAGGACCCGACCCGGGGCGAGGCCAATCTCGGCAACTACTGCAACAAGGAGTTCGACGCCCTGACCGACAAGGTCCTGGTCGAGACCGACACGGCCAAGCGCAATCAGCTGATCAAGCAGGCGTTCGAGATCGGCATCAAGGACTACGGCTACATCCCGCTGCATCAGCAGGCCGTGGCCTGGGGCGTCTCGAAGAAGGTGAAGATCCCGCTGCGCGCCGACAACGAGGTGATGCTGTTCCTGGCCACCAAGTCCGAGTAG
- a CDS encoding ABC transporter permease, whose translation MLAFALRRAIQAIGVMIAVGIISFAMFRFAGDPVSQLVPIDASAAERASIRESLGLDDPFIVQFGRYLFDAAQFKFGVSYQFRQPVSDLLKERMPATLELAVCATILALVFGIIMGVFSALRRDSLMAKLFQMVSLIGISLPTFLIGILLIYLFSVTLGWLPSFGRGDVVKLGWWTSGLFTVSGWKALIMPSITLGLFQMTLIMRLVRAEMLEVLRTDYIRFARARGLTTRAIHFGHALRNTLVPVITVVGLQFGSVIAFSIITEQVFQWPGMGLLFVQAVQNVDIPIMAAYLIMVSLIFVTINLVVDILYTVVDPRLRATISRPA comes from the coding sequence ATGCTCGCCTTCGCGCTTCGCCGAGCGATCCAGGCCATCGGCGTCATGATCGCCGTCGGAATCATCTCGTTCGCCATGTTCCGTTTCGCCGGCGATCCGGTGAGTCAGCTCGTGCCGATCGACGCGTCGGCCGCGGAGCGCGCCAGCATCCGCGAATCGCTGGGTCTCGACGATCCGTTCATCGTGCAGTTCGGCCGCTATCTGTTCGACGCAGCGCAGTTCAAGTTCGGCGTCTCCTATCAGTTCCGGCAGCCGGTCTCCGATCTCCTCAAGGAGCGCATGCCGGCCACCCTGGAGCTCGCGGTCTGCGCGACGATTCTTGCGCTGGTCTTCGGCATCATCATGGGCGTGTTCTCGGCGTTGCGCCGCGACTCCCTGATGGCGAAGCTGTTCCAGATGGTGTCGCTGATCGGCATCTCCCTGCCGACCTTCCTGATCGGCATCCTGCTGATCTATCTGTTCTCGGTGACGCTGGGCTGGCTGCCGTCGTTCGGTCGCGGCGATGTCGTGAAGCTCGGCTGGTGGACGTCGGGCCTGTTCACGGTGTCCGGATGGAAGGCGCTGATCATGCCCTCGATCACGCTCGGCCTGTTCCAGATGACCCTGATCATGCGGCTGGTCCGCGCCGAGATGCTCGAAGTGCTGCGTACCGACTACATCCGTTTCGCCCGCGCCCGCGGGCTGACGACGCGTGCGATCCATTTCGGCCACGCGCTGCGCAACACGCTGGTGCCGGTCATCACCGTGGTCGGCCTGCAGTTCGGCTCGGTGATCGCGTTCTCGATCATCACCGAGCAGGTGTTCCAATGGCCGGGCATGGGCCTGCTGTTCGTGCAGGCCGTGCAGAACGTCGATATCCCGATCATGGCGGCCTACCTCATCATGGTCTCGCTGATCTTCGTCACCATCAATCTCGTGGTTGATATCCTCTACACCGTGGTCGATCCGCGCCTGCGCGCGACCATCAGCCGTCCGGCCTGA